ttacttAATGCATTTTATATGCATTATCATTACACACATTATTATTCCATCACTTCACCAGTCTCAAAAGAGGCGTAAGAGTACATCCTCTAGCTAGTAATTGGGAATACATGAgctagcatatatatatatatatgttgacaACATTGAACTAGAAGCTTTCAATACCTGTCATACGATTGTTGGCTGATGAGGTTAGAGTACTTTTGCATTGACTTTGACAATTTTTAGGAGCACAATAATTTGATGTTGTTCCACACCAACCATAAATACTACAACACTCTCCGGTTTTAATACATTTTCCTCCACCACCTTGCCTTCCACATCGTGGGTATGCAGATGGAGGTGGAGATGGTTTAACACATTGACTTTGACAATTTTCAGGAGCACAATAAGCTATTGTGGTTCCACACCAACCAAAAAGACTACAACACTCTCCGGGTTTAATACATTTTCTTCCACCAGCTTGCCTTCCACATCGTAGGTATGCAGATGGAGGTGGGGGTGGAGATGGTTTAACACATTGACTTTGACAATTTTCAGGAGCACAATAAGCTATTGTGGTTCCACACCAACCACAAAGACTACAACACTCTCCGGGTTTAATACATTTTCTTCCACCAGCTTGCCTTCCACATCGTAGGTATGCAGATGGAGGTGGGGGTGGAGATGGTTTAACACATTGACTTTGACAATTTTCAGGAGCACAATAAGCTATTGTGGTTCCACACCAACCATAAAGACTACAACACTCTCCAGGTTCAATACATTTTTGGCCACCAAATCCCTTTCCACATCGTCGATGTGAGTACACGCCGACTAATGCATTACCTTGAAATACTTCAAGGTCAAAGGTTTCATTGATTGGCATATGAAAGGGAAGAGATAGCTCATCGGCTAAGACCACCTTAAGGAGGAACAAAGCCACAAGAGCTAAAAGGCTAATTGTTCCCTCTTTCATTTTGTTGAAGATGAATGAATTGGTTGGATGAGGTTTCATGCTCTAAGTATTTATAGCAAAATTCTTAGGGAACAATCAGTTTGTTTGATACCgactaatataaaaaaataaacatataccACTGATGATAAACTTTAGTTTAAGGTTTGGTTGTGATTCATTAACACatttataattcatatcaataatttactattatgatttatttACTTTAGTTTATACCGCAGACTATATGGTTCATTTGGAGGTGATGCTCACCACAAGATTTTCTCCATATTCAGGAGTCGAACCTGattattaagaataaaatagtcTCACCACTGCACACCACAATCTgtattgattatttattttttgctcAAAGCACAGGACAACACGTGGAAGCAAACATCAAAGAGTCACACGAGTTTGACTCTGTTTAATTACCTTGGGACTTGATTGTACTCTAAAAAAGTTCGTTAGGCTAAGAATAGTACTTACTACTTCTATTTTTACTTCATCgtcatattaaaaataaatatttacttttacttgattaattttaaaaattaagttcatagcttagttcttaatttatcTTATTATAAACTATAGTCATTTTTCaacacattttttaaaatattaaatttattatatattcaaaagatgatttagtaaaatttttattttatattttatttcttagaaATATGTCAATTAAGAATTGTCCGTTAAACAAAGTTTATGTTTTACGGAAGAGGTAAAAGTTACATAACTAGTACTTAAGAATTTTTGTAGAAGAAGATGAATTATCTTTTACAATAATATATTGAAATTATGTAAAACATCTCAGAGAAGTAACAATCGAGAGTATACAGAAAatagtctttttattttcacaaaataaaaataacactaTATACACATCATCCTCTCCAAATTTCACTTATGGAATAAACgggatatgttattgttgttgttgttattcttattcttattatcatTGAGAGAAGTAACAATAATTTAGATGGGACCAACTATCTTTCATCACCTACTACATTCATACTAAGGGTTCTTTTAGAAAGGCACCTGGTAATAAGTAAAATTGGCGTAATTATATAGGTAGTAATTATACAATCTAGTAATTACATAGTATAGTAATTATAAcgacatatttatttattttaatataattgtgTAAATACAAATGTACTGTATAATTGCATAAGTGTAGCTATACAGTTAGATTAAATTTGCTAACATTTCAAATATGTTCCCTAATAAATGATATTACATTATGTATTTAAGATACATATTGTCtcttgaaaatatattaattaataaatatatactcttgactaatattataaaaataattgatatatatatatatatatacacacaacaacaacaacaacccagtgaaatcccacaacgtgggtctgggaagggtaaagtgtatgcagaccttactcctaccaagatagGATGGCTGTTTTCGGGAAACCCTCGTGTCATGGACTtggacttcaactaagacctttGTGCGgaacttgacaacttactcacgaatctttcacgatcttgcaagctcaagtaagcctttaagactagattgCTAAGGaaacgctagattgtaagaaagacaagagagcttttatgaagaaggctttgtattacttggaagaatgcttgatttcttgatggtttgctacaaatgaatgccccctctatttatactactcctaaggggcctaaatgtaaataaaatttactatacaagttcttccatatttacaaataagttcctactctagaactctctacacactctagagaattccaagtctttcaagacttccatacaagcttctacaagaatctagagtctttcactaacctctccaagactctaggttcttccaccttcttcaagatcaagtgacggGTCATAATATtctcccccacctgatgtgGAGACGACCACGTCATACTGGTGTTGTAAGAACTCCCAGATTTTATCTTTAAACTGCCACATGTCTTCATATCTCTCTCAGGTGGCCTCTTTCGAAGATTGTCCCTTCCATAGCAGTGGCTTGTTGTCCCTGTTTCTTCTTGACTTGGTAGTGCACAATGGCCTCGATGTCTCGATCATTAGAGGAGGTAATTGTGAGTGGCGCCCGATTTGATTCTCCTCGGCTAGGATCATCCTTGTCCTCATGGTATGGCTTGAGGATACTAGCATTTAAGACATGAT
The sequence above is a segment of the Solanum dulcamara chromosome 11, daSolDulc1.2, whole genome shotgun sequence genome. Coding sequences within it:
- the LOC129874843 gene encoding chitin-binding lectin 1-like; this translates as MKEGTISLLALVALFLLKVVLADELSLPFHMPINETFDLEVFQGNALVGVYSHRRCGKGFGGQKCIEPGECCSLYGWCGTTIAYCAPENCQSQCVKPSPPPPPSAYLRCGRQAGGRKCIKPGECCSLCGWCGTTIAYCAPENCQSQCVKPSPPPPPSAYLRCGRQAGGRKCIKPGECCSLFGWCGTTIAYCAPENCQSQCVKPSPPPSAYPRCGRQGGGGKCIKTGECCSIYGWCGTTSNYCAPKNCQSQCKSTLTSSANNRMTGIESF